The Pseudolabrys sp. FHR47 genome contains a region encoding:
- a CDS encoding thiamine pyrophosphate-binding protein: protein MNAPIVVTERPSSQNAVATEPVGDAIARALADMGVTVVFGVISIHNMPILDAIARQGRITFVPARGEAGAMNMADAYARVSRSLGVAITSTGTAAGNAAGSQVEALTAGSPVLHITTQIDREFADRDRAAIHDVPRQPDMLKAVSKAYHRIWEPSAAIETLLAASRDALTAPTGPVSLEIPVDVQRLPTAKRVVAGWPALDQKTPDAIALDALAARVRNARRPMLWLGGGARGAAAAATALADRGFGIVTSTNGRAVVPEDHANSLGAFNMTPDAVSIYAKCDLMIVVGSRLRGNETQNNRMPLPPLVQIDADVGQGGRNYPVEQFIAGDARLALEGLLSRLPAKLDTDGAFLKDIGAARQRSEASLRKALGPYAPLADALSARVAKNGHPWVRDVTISNSTFGNRYVRLAAPHLGVHALGGGIGQGIAMGIGAAHAGIKAKTITLVGDGGAQLMIGELATAVEMQANMVFVLMNDKGYGVIRNIQDAQYGGRHVYSNILTPDFALLSAAVGLPHVRVSDVAAFEATLDRALAAPGPCLIEIDMVAIGPFGQSFAGPPAGAAGKPA, encoded by the coding sequence ATGAACGCTCCTATCGTCGTCACCGAACGACCGAGTTCACAAAACGCCGTAGCGACCGAGCCGGTGGGCGATGCCATCGCGCGGGCGCTCGCGGACATGGGCGTCACCGTGGTGTTCGGTGTGATCTCGATCCACAACATGCCGATCCTCGACGCCATCGCCCGCCAGGGCCGCATCACCTTCGTGCCTGCGCGCGGCGAGGCCGGCGCCATGAACATGGCGGATGCCTATGCGCGCGTATCGCGCTCGCTCGGCGTCGCCATCACCTCGACCGGCACGGCCGCCGGCAACGCCGCTGGTTCACAGGTCGAAGCGCTGACCGCCGGTTCGCCGGTGCTGCACATCACCACCCAGATCGACCGCGAATTCGCCGACCGCGACCGCGCCGCCATTCATGACGTGCCGCGTCAGCCCGACATGCTCAAAGCGGTGAGTAAGGCCTATCACCGCATCTGGGAGCCGAGCGCCGCGATCGAGACGCTGCTGGCGGCGAGCCGCGATGCGCTCACCGCGCCGACCGGTCCGGTGTCGCTGGAAATTCCGGTAGACGTGCAGCGGCTACCGACGGCAAAGCGCGTTGTCGCCGGCTGGCCGGCTCTCGATCAGAAAACACCCGACGCCATCGCGCTCGATGCGCTGGCGGCGCGCGTGCGGAACGCCAGGCGGCCGATGCTGTGGCTCGGCGGCGGCGCCCGCGGCGCGGCCGCGGCAGCGACGGCCCTCGCCGATCGCGGCTTCGGCATCGTCACCTCGACCAATGGCCGCGCCGTGGTGCCGGAAGATCATGCGAACAGCCTCGGCGCCTTCAACATGACGCCGGATGCGGTCAGCATCTATGCCAAGTGCGATCTCATGATCGTGGTCGGCTCGCGCCTGCGCGGCAACGAAACGCAGAACAATCGTATGCCGCTGCCGCCGCTGGTGCAGATCGACGCCGATGTCGGCCAGGGCGGCCGCAATTATCCGGTCGAACAGTTCATCGCCGGTGATGCGCGCCTTGCGCTCGAAGGCCTGCTCAGCCGTCTGCCCGCCAAACTCGATACCGACGGCGCGTTCCTCAAGGACATCGGCGCTGCCCGGCAGCGTTCCGAAGCGTCGCTGCGCAAGGCGCTCGGTCCCTATGCGCCGCTCGCCGACGCGCTGAGCGCGCGCGTGGCCAAGAACGGCCATCCGTGGGTCCGCGACGTCACCATCTCGAACAGCACCTTCGGCAACCGTTACGTCCGCCTCGCCGCCCCGCATCTGGGCGTGCACGCGCTGGGCGGCGGCATCGGCCAGGGCATCGCCATGGGCATCGGCGCCGCCCATGCCGGCATCAAAGCCAAGACCATCACCTTGGTCGGCGATGGCGGCGCGCAATTGATGATCGGCGAACTGGCAACCGCCGTCGAGATGCAGGCAAACATGGTGTTCGTGCTGATGAACGACAAAGGCTACGGCGTCATCCGCAACATCCAGGATGCGCAATATGGCGGCCGTCATGTCTATTCCAACATCCTGACGCCGGACTTTGCCCTGCTCAGCGCGGCAGTCGGTTTGCCGCATGTGCGCGTATCCGATGTCGCGGCGTTCGAGGCCACCCTTGATCGGGCGCTCGCCGCACCTGGCCCCTGCCTCATCGAAATCGACATGGTCGCCATCGGCCCGTTCGGGCAAAGCTTCGCCGGGCCGCCGGCGGGCGCCGCGGGGAAGCCGGCATGA
- a CDS encoding aspartate dehydrogenase: protein MTAKKMTRLGVIGAGGIAELALTSLVKALDAPLDQVAILVPERSTKRAEALLERCGPALTRSAAIHSDIAALLADRPDTVAECAGHIAVRDHGAAILEAGCHLIVISIGALADDGLRTKLEAAAKSSGGRLVLPAGAVGGIDALAAAKFSGLEEVIYTGRKPPKAWKGTPAEKLLTLDTLTDAAIFFEGSAREAAQTYPFNANVAATLAIAGIGLDATKVRLVADPGVTRNVHEFSVRSGCGDFEVKLEGRPSASNPKTSQLAGYSMARELINRVSAVAI, encoded by the coding sequence ATGACGGCGAAGAAGATGACGCGATTGGGGGTGATCGGCGCCGGCGGCATTGCCGAGCTGGCGCTGACCTCGCTCGTCAAGGCGCTCGACGCGCCGCTCGATCAAGTTGCCATTCTCGTCCCCGAACGTTCGACCAAGCGCGCCGAGGCGCTGCTCGAGCGCTGCGGACCCGCGCTGACGCGCTCGGCTGCCATTCATTCCGACATCGCGGCGCTGCTCGCCGACAGACCGGACACCGTCGCCGAATGCGCCGGCCATATCGCCGTGCGCGATCACGGCGCGGCGATCCTCGAAGCCGGTTGCCACCTCATCGTTATTTCCATCGGCGCGCTGGCCGATGATGGCCTTCGCACCAAGCTCGAAGCGGCGGCGAAATCCAGCGGCGGCCGTCTGGTGCTCCCGGCCGGCGCGGTCGGCGGCATCGATGCGCTTGCCGCGGCGAAGTTCTCCGGCCTCGAAGAGGTCATCTATACCGGCCGCAAGCCGCCAAAAGCCTGGAAAGGCACGCCGGCGGAAAAGCTGCTGACGCTCGACACGCTCACCGACGCGGCGATCTTCTTTGAAGGTTCGGCGCGCGAAGCAGCGCAGACTTATCCCTTCAACGCCAATGTCGCCGCCACTTTGGCGATCGCCGGCATCGGGCTCGACGCGACCAAGGTGCGCCTCGTCGCCGATCCTGGCGTGACCCGCAATGTGCATGAATTCTCGGTGCGCTCGGGCTGCGGGGATTTCGAGGTCAAGCTCGAAGGCCGCCCCTCAGCTTCCAATCCGAAGACCTCGCAACTCGCCGGCTACAGCATGGCGCGCGAGCTGATCAACCGCGTCAGCGCGGTCGCGATCTGA
- a CDS encoding aldehyde dehydrogenase has product MDQNVIAQDKLYIGGEWRRGRGADITSNFPADGSHNATLPGASLEDVDLAIERAQDAVNDPAWRKLLPHERATYLYRIAESIARHADRISHVQSRDTGKTLSETRALAMSASGTFRYMAAALETMEDTLTPPRGNYLTMSVYEPLGVTAGITPWNSPIASDAQKVAPALAAGNAILLKPSSWSPLVCLELARVIEEAGLPKGLFSTLPGAGSIVGERIVTHKAIKKVSFTGGTATGRDIARKAAGKLMPVSLELGGKSPTIVFADADLDLAVAGVMFGIFSSTGQSCIAGSRLFVERSIYDAFVAKLVAATERLKVGHPFEATTQVAPLIRPKHRDEVEDHVAKARADGGKVLTGGERPTGSDYKDGTYYRPTIIAGLGNDSRLCREEVFGPVLAVLPFDNEGDLIRQSNDNDYGLASGIYTRDFPKAWRIARSLDTGTVWINTYKQFSISTPFGGTKDSGVGREKGRDGIRAWMAQKSVYCDLSQAPHPWAKSAL; this is encoded by the coding sequence ATGGACCAGAACGTCATCGCTCAGGACAAGCTTTATATCGGCGGCGAATGGCGGCGCGGCCGCGGCGCCGATATCACGTCGAACTTTCCGGCCGACGGCTCGCACAATGCCACCTTGCCCGGTGCTTCGCTCGAGGACGTCGATCTCGCCATCGAGCGCGCACAGGACGCCGTCAACGATCCGGCCTGGCGCAAGCTGCTGCCGCACGAGCGCGCGACCTATCTCTATCGCATCGCGGAGAGCATCGCACGCCACGCCGACCGCATCTCGCATGTGCAGTCGCGCGACACCGGCAAGACCTTGAGCGAAACCCGCGCGCTCGCCATGAGCGCCTCCGGCACATTCCGCTACATGGCGGCGGCGCTGGAGACCATGGAAGACACGCTCACCCCGCCGCGCGGCAATTATCTCACCATGTCGGTCTACGAACCGCTCGGCGTCACCGCCGGCATCACGCCATGGAATTCGCCGATTGCCTCGGATGCGCAAAAGGTGGCGCCGGCGCTCGCCGCCGGCAACGCCATCCTGCTCAAGCCGTCGTCATGGAGCCCGCTGGTCTGCCTCGAACTCGCCCGCGTCATCGAGGAAGCCGGCCTGCCCAAGGGCCTGTTCTCGACGCTGCCGGGCGCCGGATCGATCGTCGGCGAACGCATCGTCACGCATAAGGCGATCAAGAAGGTGTCGTTCACCGGCGGCACCGCCACCGGCCGGGATATCGCCCGCAAGGCCGCCGGCAAGCTGATGCCGGTGTCGCTCGAGCTCGGCGGCAAGTCGCCGACCATCGTCTTCGCCGACGCCGACCTCGATCTCGCGGTGGCCGGCGTGATGTTCGGCATCTTCTCCTCGACGGGGCAATCCTGCATCGCCGGCTCGCGGCTTTTCGTCGAGCGCTCCATTTATGACGCCTTCGTCGCCAAACTGGTCGCCGCCACCGAGCGGCTCAAGGTCGGCCATCCGTTCGAGGCGACGACCCAGGTCGCGCCGCTCATCCGGCCGAAGCATCGCGACGAGGTCGAGGACCATGTCGCCAAAGCCCGCGCCGACGGCGGCAAGGTGCTAACCGGCGGCGAACGCCCGACCGGCAGCGACTACAAGGACGGCACCTATTATCGCCCGACCATCATTGCCGGGCTTGGCAACGACTCGCGCCTGTGCCGTGAGGAAGTGTTCGGCCCTGTGCTCGCCGTGCTGCCGTTCGACAACGAGGGCGACCTCATTCGCCAGTCGAACGACAACGATTACGGTCTCGCCTCCGGCATCTACACCCGCGACTTCCCGAAAGCGTGGCGCATCGCGCGCTCGCTCGACACCGGCACGGTGTGGATCAACACCTACAAGCAGTTCTCGATTTCGACACCGTTCGGCGGCACCAAGGATTCTGGCGTTGGCCGCGAAAAAGGCCGCGACGGTATTCGCGCCTGGATGGCGCAGAAATCAGTCTATTGCGATCTGTCCCAGGCGCCGCATCCCTGGGCCAAGAGCGCGCTGTAA
- a CDS encoding PDR/VanB family oxidoreductase, translating to MGDVAEMTKPSTVAAPRAGEQTFDVRLRALIWEAPGVLSLELASLDGRPLPAFEPGAHIDLKLPDGTLRQYSLCGDPNDLSHYRLGIRAVTGGQSSGFVHRRLRPGDVLTVSTPRNNFPLVASKEYIFVAGGIGVTPFIPMMRQLSARHQHWTLLYCNKRNEDAPFLKEIEALGGTVSLHASEAGTRLDVAQRLSTPQADTVVYCCGPEKLMLAVEEVTAGWPEGTVHFEWFAPRSRPADEVSGAFEVVCATSGMTLSVPPEKSILEVMTEAGIDVPRSCEQGICGTCECRIIEGEADHRDSILSSSERAANQTMMTCVSRAKGARLVLDV from the coding sequence ATGGGCGATGTTGCCGAAATGACAAAGCCATCGACGGTCGCCGCGCCCCGCGCCGGCGAACAGACCTTCGACGTGCGTCTGCGCGCGCTGATCTGGGAAGCGCCGGGCGTGTTGTCGCTCGAACTCGCCTCGCTCGACGGCAGACCGCTGCCGGCTTTCGAACCCGGCGCGCATATCGACCTCAAACTGCCGGACGGCACCTTGCGGCAATATTCGCTGTGCGGCGATCCCAACGACCTGTCGCATTACCGCCTCGGCATCCGCGCCGTCACCGGCGGGCAGTCGTCCGGCTTCGTGCACCGGCGCTTGCGTCCCGGTGACGTCCTGACCGTGTCCACGCCGCGCAACAATTTTCCGCTGGTCGCCTCGAAGGAATACATCTTTGTTGCCGGCGGGATCGGCGTCACGCCCTTTATCCCGATGATGCGGCAACTGAGCGCCCGTCACCAACACTGGACCCTCCTCTATTGCAACAAGCGCAACGAGGATGCGCCGTTCCTCAAGGAAATCGAGGCGCTCGGTGGAACGGTGTCGCTGCATGCGAGCGAAGCCGGCACCCGGCTCGACGTGGCGCAGCGCCTGAGCACGCCGCAAGCCGACACCGTCGTCTATTGCTGCGGCCCCGAGAAGCTGATGCTGGCCGTTGAAGAGGTCACCGCCGGGTGGCCGGAAGGCACGGTGCATTTCGAATGGTTCGCGCCGCGTTCGCGCCCGGCTGACGAAGTCAGCGGTGCGTTCGAGGTCGTGTGCGCGACGTCCGGAATGACGCTGAGCGTACCACCGGAAAAATCGATCCTCGAAGTCATGACGGAAGCCGGCATCGACGTGCCGCGGTCCTGCGAACAGGGCATTTGCGGCACCTGCGAGTGTCGCATCATCGAAGGCGAAGCCGATCACCGCGACAGCATTCTGTCGTCGTCGGAGCGCGCCGCCAATCAAACCATGATGACCTGCGTGTCGCGCGCCAAGGGCGCGCGGCTCGTGCTCGACGTGTAA
- a CDS encoding MBL fold metallo-hydrolase, with protein MMTPKGTTTRFYARFSVGLSAAVFVIALVLAAAPARAADNLFRVTLLGTGTPVPSPVRFGSSTLVEAGSQKLLFDFGRGVTIRLAQLKIPFGAINAHFLTHFHSDHINGLPDLWLTGWLRPPYGQRNHPMTIFGPPGLVKLTRGLTEAFTRDIEIRREDEKDPEAGIAFDVHEKPPGPMYEADGVKVSSFLNDHGPLVTPSYGYKIEYAGHTVVLSGDTRYSAEVVRQAKGADVLVHCVTVIPDELLQKNPAYKAIYLHLASPEAAGRVFAEARPKLAVYSHIGLNGGATEAVLIASTRTAYDGPLQVGRDLMAINVGDNPAVVDSPDMNKDKK; from the coding sequence ATGATGACGCCGAAGGGAACAACCACTCGTTTTTACGCCCGCTTCTCCGTCGGCCTCTCGGCCGCGGTGTTCGTCATTGCGCTCGTTCTTGCCGCCGCTCCGGCACGAGCGGCTGACAACCTGTTCCGCGTGACGCTGCTTGGCACCGGCACCCCGGTGCCCTCGCCGGTCCGTTTCGGCTCCAGCACATTGGTGGAAGCCGGCAGTCAAAAACTGCTGTTCGATTTCGGCCGCGGCGTCACGATTCGCCTCGCCCAGCTCAAGATCCCGTTCGGCGCCATCAACGCTCATTTCCTGACGCATTTCCACTCCGACCACATCAACGGCTTGCCCGACCTCTGGCTGACCGGCTGGCTGCGACCGCCTTACGGACAACGCAATCATCCGATGACGATTTTCGGGCCGCCGGGCCTGGTCAAACTCACCAGGGGCCTGACCGAGGCCTTCACGCGCGACATCGAAATCCGCAGGGAAGACGAGAAAGACCCGGAAGCCGGCATCGCCTTCGACGTCCATGAAAAGCCGCCGGGGCCCATGTACGAAGCCGATGGCGTCAAGGTGTCATCCTTTCTCAACGATCACGGGCCGCTGGTCACGCCGTCCTATGGCTACAAGATCGAATATGCGGGACACACGGTCGTGTTGTCGGGCGACACACGGTACAGCGCGGAAGTCGTGCGGCAGGCGAAAGGCGCCGACGTGCTTGTCCATTGCGTCACGGTGATCCCGGACGAGCTGCTGCAGAAAAATCCGGCCTACAAGGCGATTTACCTGCACCTCGCCTCGCCGGAGGCCGCTGGCCGTGTTTTCGCCGAAGCGCGGCCGAAGCTCGCCGTCTATAGCCACATCGGCTTAAACGGCGGCGCCACCGAGGCGGTTCTGATCGCAAGCACGCGCACGGCCTATGACGGCCCGTTGCAGGTTGGCCGCGATCTGATGGCCATCAATGTCGGCGATAACCCCGCGGTCGTCGACAGCCCGGACATGAACAAGGACAAGAAATAG
- a CDS encoding recombinase-like helix-turn-helix domain-containing protein: MPDYKYPYLDPHQSRTAEPTAWQQELANAIESVFAKGARELDEVVAGMNKTRVRPLDGGDWTEEKFTTLMRELGA, encoded by the coding sequence TTGCCAGACTACAAATACCCCTATCTCGACCCGCACCAGAGCCGGACGGCCGAGCCGACGGCTTGGCAGCAGGAACTCGCCAACGCCATCGAGAGCGTGTTCGCCAAGGGCGCGCGCGAGCTCGACGAGGTCGTGGCTGGCATGAACAAGACGCGGGTCCGGCCGCTTGATGGCGGCGACTGGACGGAAGAGAAATTCACCACATTGATGCGCGAACTGGGAGCCTGA
- a CDS encoding aromatic ring-hydroxylating dioxygenase subunit alpha, giving the protein MSVAAFEARKPTSATPPAGPTDQQVQQYLRTGLRNRWWPVIPSRFVETGGKPLGIMRLAEPLVLWRDSKGTIHVQADRCPHRAVPLSRGINEGDRLRCNYHGVEVGPDGKVLSVPGQPGCPLEGKKAVKTYPSREINGAIFVWFGDALHEEAGSFEPPPEITAPDYSSFLCYADWEMPWRYAFDNLMDPMHGTFLHANSHTMYQGDTQAHFATRDTEHGFFFEKTGQRDVNFDWSELVDNGALYVRLEIPYPPSGGPGGNFGITGFGTPIDEDRMCVFFWRTRKVSGWQRDTWRFLYKTNLEKRHWHVLEQDREMLDGLKPGLEKFEMLYQHDAGVIRLRRYLAQQARKQLADLQAAGKM; this is encoded by the coding sequence ATGTCGGTCGCAGCCTTTGAAGCCCGCAAACCCACTTCGGCCACGCCGCCGGCTGGTCCGACCGACCAGCAGGTGCAGCAATATCTACGCACCGGACTGCGCAATCGCTGGTGGCCGGTCATTCCGTCGCGCTTCGTCGAAACCGGCGGTAAGCCGCTTGGCATCATGCGCCTTGCCGAACCTCTGGTGCTGTGGCGCGATTCCAAGGGCACGATCCATGTCCAGGCCGATCGCTGTCCGCACCGCGCCGTGCCGCTGTCGCGCGGCATCAACGAAGGCGACCGCCTGCGCTGCAACTATCACGGCGTCGAGGTCGGCCCCGACGGCAAGGTGCTGAGCGTGCCCGGGCAACCCGGTTGCCCGCTCGAAGGCAAGAAGGCGGTCAAGACCTATCCAAGCCGTGAGATCAACGGCGCCATTTTCGTTTGGTTCGGCGATGCGCTGCATGAAGAAGCTGGCAGCTTCGAGCCGCCGCCGGAAATCACCGCGCCGGACTATTCCAGCTTCCTCTGCTACGCCGACTGGGAAATGCCGTGGCGCTACGCCTTCGACAACCTGATGGATCCCATGCACGGCACCTTCCTGCATGCCAATTCGCACACGATGTATCAGGGCGACACCCAGGCGCATTTCGCCACGCGCGACACCGAGCATGGCTTCTTCTTCGAGAAGACCGGCCAGCGCGACGTCAATTTCGACTGGAGCGAACTGGTCGATAATGGCGCGCTTTATGTCCGCCTCGAAATCCCCTATCCGCCGTCGGGCGGCCCGGGTGGCAATTTCGGCATCACCGGCTTCGGCACGCCGATCGACGAAGACCGCATGTGCGTGTTCTTCTGGCGCACCCGCAAGGTGTCGGGCTGGCAGCGCGACACCTGGCGCTTCCTCTACAAAACCAATCTCGAGAAGCGGCACTGGCATGTGCTGGAGCAGGATCGCGAGATGCTCGACGGCCTCAAGCCCGGCCTCGAAAAATTCGAGATGCTGTATCAGCACGACGCCGGCGTCATCCGCCTGCGCCGCTATCTGGCGCAGCAGGCGCGCAAGCAACTGGCCGACCTCCAGGCCGCGGGAAAGATGTAA